One window from the genome of Mastacembelus armatus chromosome 18, fMasArm1.2, whole genome shotgun sequence encodes:
- the f13a1b gene encoding coagulation factor XIII A chain: MADQSATPTPSPAPPAPTGPTPKVTNRGRTTAPIAISNSDTTDIPEFEPFVAPGPRGFPPLTEFLDINDVDMMRKPDENNKIEHHTTLYSSDVLIVRRGQEFQVKITFNRPYKPAEDKFAVEFVIGSNPQYSKGTYIPVFPAKERKSSWESRITDTSDNVVTVGITPEANAIVGKYHMYVTVVTPFGVRRTKRDNSRDLYILFNPWAGDDAVFLDDEEERTECVMNEMGIIYHGAYEDIAERNWNYGQFNYGVLDACLYIMDKSEMPITNRGDPIKVARKASAMLNSRDDDGVLVGNWSGDYTYGVAPTSWTGSTEILLTYYKSRMPVCYAQCWVYAAVFNTFLRCLGIPARVVTNYYSAHDNDGNLKTDIILDENGRIDRNRTRDSIWNYHCWNECYMSRPDLPLGFGGWQVVDATPQETSDGMYRCGPASVQAIKHGQTCFPFDASFVFAEINSDVVFYSRSKEGTLELVKVNRTHVGRLVLTKTPGDVTRRDITDQYKFPEGSTEERTVLEKAEEYGCKRETSNPPPADVDLVLSTLEISIGDDFEMNLEFVNHSNQQRTVDAYISGSVVYYTGVHSSEFLFRNPKVKIGPNKSVKELVVVESKNYMKRLVEQANLHFIVTGKVKETGQIVTATKLVTLHNPKLIVQVSGAGKVNEEMMATVQFTNPFSFSLEGVYIRVEGPGIMLPKFKYYSLITAGSSLTWTEFFIPQRSGSTRVIATLDCPALRQVYGQATVNIVD, encoded by the exons ATGGCTGATCAAAGTGCCACCCCGACTCCATCTCCCGCACCCCCTGCTCCCACTGGGCCCACTCCCAAGGTGACGAACCGTGGCCGCACCACAGCTCCAATCGCCATCTCCAACTCTGACACGACGGACATCCCTGAGTTTGAGCCCTTTGTTGCACCAGGCCCAAGAGGATTTCCACCGCTGACTG AGTTTCTTGACATTAATGACGTGGACATGATGCGAAAGCCGGATGAGAACAACAAGATTGAACACCACACCACATTGTACAGCTCTGACGTTCTCATCGTCCGTCGAGGACAAGAGTTCCAGGTCAAGATCACCTTCAACCGTCCCTACAAACCTGCTGAAGACAAGTTTGCTGTGGAGTTTGTCATTG GCTCCAACCCTCAGTACAGCAAGGGCACCTACATTCCTGTCTTCCCTGCTAAAGAGCGAAAGAGCTCCTGGGAAAGCCGCATCACAGACACCTCAGACAATGTGGTCACTGTGGGCATCACTCCTGAAGCAAACGCCATTGTGGGAAAATACCACATGTATGTTACCGTGGTGACACCATTTGGTGTTCGTAGAACCAAACGGGACAACAGCCGAGACCTCTACATCCTCTTCAACCCCTGGGCGGGag ACGATGCCGTGTTTCTggatgatgaggaagagaggACGGAGTGTGTGATGAACGAGATGGGGATCATCTACCACGGCGCCTACGAAGACATCGCAGAGAGAAACTGGAACTATGGACAG TTCAACTATGGCGTTCTGGACGCCTGTCTGTACATCATGGACAAGTCTGAGATGCCCATCACCAACAGAGGAGACCCCATTAAAGTGGCCAGAAAGGCCTCTGCCATG CTGAACTCTCGTGATGACGATGGCGTGCTGGTGGGCAACTGGAGTGGAGACTACACCTACGGAGTGGCGCCCACTTCCTGGACTGGCAGCACAGAAATCCTGCTGACCTATTACAAAAGCAGGATGCCCGTCTGCTACGCTCAGTGCTGGGTCTACGCTGCTGTCTTCAACACCT TTCTGCGCTGTCTGGGCATCCCAGCCCGAGTTGTCACCAACTACTATTCCGCCCATGACAATGATGGAAACCTGAAGACCGACATCATCCTGGATGAGAACGGCAGAATTGACCGCAACCGCACCAGGGACTCTATCTG GAACTATCACTGCTGGAATGAGTGCTACATGTCCCGACCAGACCTCCCACTGGGCTTTGGAGGCTGGCAGGTTGTGGATGCAACACCCCAAGAGACCAGCGATg GTATGTACAGATGTGGTCCTGCATCAGTCCAGGCCATCAAACATGGGCAGACATGCTTCCCCTTCGACGCTTCCTTTGTGTTTGCTGAG ATCAACAGCGATGTGGTGTTTTATTCCCGGAGTAAAGAAGGGACTTTGGAGCTGGTGAAAGTGAACAGGACTCACGTAGGCCGTCTGGTTTTGACCAAAACTCCCGGAGACGTGACCCGTCGTGATATCACTGATCAGTACAAGTTCCCTGAAG GCAGCACAGAGGAGCGGACTGTCCTGGAGAAAGCGGAGGAGTACGGCTGCAAAAGAGAGACGTCCAACCCTCCTCCGGCTGACGTGGACCTGGTCTTGTCCACTCTTGAGATCAGCATTGGAGATGACTTTGAGATGAACCTCGAGTTTGTAAACCATAGCAACCAGCAGCGCACCGTGGACGCCTACATCAGTGGGAGCGTAGTGTATTACACCGGAGTCCACAGCTCTGAGTTCCTGTTCAGGAATCCCAAAGTGAAGATTGGACCCAATAAAA GTGtgaaggagctggtggtggtcGAGTCCAAGAACTACATGAAGCGTCTTGTGGAACAGGCCAACCTTCACTTCATTGTTACTGGGAAGGTCAAGGAGACCGGGCAAATTGTCACGGCCACGAAACTCGTCACTCTGCACAATCCCAAACTCATCGTCCAG GTGTCTGGTGCAGGGAAAGTGAATGAAGAGATGATGGCGACTGTGCAGTTTACAAACCCCTTCAGCTTCAGCTTGGAGGGCGTCTACATTCGCGTGGAAGGACCTGGGATCATGCTGCCCAAGTTTAAATATTACAG TCTGATCACAGCGGGCTCCTCTCTGACCTGGACCGAGTTTTTCATCCCACAGAGGTCCGGCTCCACCAGGGTGATCGCCACTCTGGATTGTCCTGCGCTTCGCCAGGTCTACGGCCAAGCAACAGTGAACATTGTAGACTGA